A portion of the Corticium candelabrum chromosome 5, ooCorCand1.1, whole genome shotgun sequence genome contains these proteins:
- the LOC134179603 gene encoding G2/M phase-specific E3 ubiquitin-protein ligase-like, with amino-acid sequence MGGMFKFAGNMIAASIVQGGPGFPMFSSAFYAYLQTQDLDDVYALATPDDIPDSAVAHSAKQIGRQDISNEEFETHVTVLQDSVIAAGYPYRLTKENHGEAVRSLLVHEIILSRRSEIDQVIAGLGPEICTMVKEHGKVMSSLFTNEGQVPLVASEFLKLVTYENTLPQHLKDYFQRYVLEADEKHLRLLLQFVSGVSAVPPMGFQMPDSITVSKYNKKLSNKTLFELKFLLPFDA; translated from the exons ATGGGAGGAATGTTCAAGTTTGCTGGCAATATGATTGCAGCGTCTATTGTTCAAGGAGGACCGGGCTTTCCGATGTTCTCGAGTGCGTTTTATGCATATTTACAAACTCAAGACCTAGATGATGTGTATGCTCTTGCAACGCCTGATGACATTCCAGACTCAGCTGTTGCTCACTCTGCTAAGCAG ATTGGAAGACAAGACATTTCAAATGAAGAATTTGAAACTCATGTAACGGTGTTACAAGATTCTGTTATTGCAGCCGGCTATCCTTACCGACTTACTAAAGAAAATCATGGAGAAGCTGTTCGCAGCCTGCTTGTGCATGAGATAATTTTGAGCAGACGTTCAGAAATCGATCAAGTCATAGCAGGACTCGGACCTGAAATCTGCACGATGGTAAAGGAGCATGGGAAAGTAATGTCAAGCCTATTTACAAACGAAGGTCAAGTGCCACTCGTAGCTTCTGAATTTCTTAAGCTTGTGACGTATGAAAATACGTTACCTCAACATTTGAAGGATTACTTTCAGCGGTACGTCTTAGAAGCAG ATGAGAAACATCTTCgtttgctgctgcagtttgtcAGCGGAGTGTCAGCAGTCCCTCCGATGGGATTCCAGATGCCGGATAGCATCACAGTTTCAA AATACAATAAGAAATTGTCTAACAAGACCCTTTTTGAATTAAAGTTTCTGTTACCTTTCGATGCTTGA
- the LOC134179604 gene encoding uncharacterized protein LOC134179604 encodes MGKLLVFAALLLLVFYYAAGGVAAVAIKSTVSEVYRMRQCGSNPMTTVARNYTARSCVDHMEHGASHCGHYVIDDGQESYVVFCDISTEIGFAYTLIESFGLKHNSFFRKGLTVNWPINENSPNWNMYRLSHSRMSRVRDHSTYWRTTCNFPSVGIDYQDYVRARITDVDPLKQTLSNTCKKVEYINLRGHLGLQTTVAFWNNNGNHMHTDSSARKCAFKATVAR; translated from the exons ATGGGAAAACTGTTGGTGTTTGCTGCGTTACTGCTGTTAGTATTCTACTATGCAGCTGGTGGTGTTGCTGCTGTGGCAATCAAGTCTACTGTATCTGAGGTGTATA GAATGCGCCAGTGTGGCTCCAATCCAATGACGACAGTTGCTAGAAACTACACAGCTAGGTCGTGTGTCGATCACATGGAACACGGGGCGTCTCACTGTGGACATTACGTCATCGATGATGGACAAGAAAGTTACGTTGTCTTCTGTGATATCAGCACAGAGATTGGATTTGCCTACACACTTATCGAGTCGTTTGGTCTCAAACACAACTCTTTCTTTCGAAAAGGTCTGACTGTGAACTGGCCTATCAATGAGAATTCACCCAACTGGAACATGTACCGTCTCTCCCACAGCAGAATGTCCCGTGTTAGAGATCACTCCACCTACTGGAGAACCACGTGCAACTTTCCATCTGTGGGAATTGACTACCAAGATTATGTGAGAGCAAGAATTACAGACGTAGATCCATTAAAGCAGACCTTGTCTAATACTTGCAAAAAGGTAGAATATATCAATTTGCGTGGTCACCTAGGATTACAGACGACAGTTGCATTTTGGAATAATAATGGCAATCATATGCATACTGACAGCAGTGCAAGAAAATGTGCATTTAAAGCCACAGTGGCCCGATGA